DNA sequence from the Longimicrobium sp. genome:
CGAGATTGCCGGGGATGAAGCCGGCCCCGATCCCCTGCTGCTTGTGCGGCGACGGCTGCCCGCCGGAGATCACGGGGCTCTCGGCCGGCTCCACCACCACGATGCGCACGCCGGGCTTGCGCTCGCGCAGGTAGCGGCCGACGCCCGTCGCGGTGCCGCCGGTGCCCACGCCCGCCACGAACACGTCCACCTGCCCCTGCGTGTCTTCCCAGATCTCGGGGCCGGTGGTGCGATAATGGATGGCAGGATTCGCGGGGTTGTCGAACTGCCGCGGCGTCCATGCGCGGCCCCCCAGCTTGCCCGCGATCTCCTCCGCGCGGGCGATGGCGCCCTTCATCCCCCTGGGCCCCTCCGTCAGCACCACCTTGCAGCCCAGCGCGCGGAGCATGTTGCGGCGCTCCACCGTCATCGTCTCGGGCATGGTGAAGATGCAGCGGAAGCCGCGCGCCACCGCCGCGTACGCCACCCCGATCCCCGTGTTGCCGCTGGTGGGCTCCACCACCACCATCCCCGGCTTGAGGATGCCGCGCTCGATGGCGTCGTCGACCATGGCCGCGCCGATGCGGTCCTTGACGCTGTTGAAGGGATTGTAGCCTTCGTGCTTCACCACGATGCGGCCGGGAAGCCCCGCCGCGATGCGGTTGAGCTGGATGAGCGGGGTGCCCCCGAGCGTTTCCGTGATGTCCTGGTAGATCTTGCCGCGTGCCATGCCGTCTCCCGTGGATAGTTGGCCGCCCACCGCCGCGCGTCTGGCAACGAGCCGATGGGGCCGATACACAACGGCGCGAAGCCGGTTCCGCGCGGCTCAGACCGGCGCGAGCGGGCGGTGCGGGCCGGGCGGCGGCTCCACGCGGATGGGATCGCCCGGGCGCACCTCGCCGCCGGCGATCACGATGGCCATGATCCCCGCCTTGCGCACCAGCTCGCCGTTCTCGTCCCGGTCCAGGCACGCCGCCGTCAACCCCGATTGGAAGCGGTCCAGCTGTACGCAGGGGTTCCGCAGCCCGGTCACCTCCACCACGGCGGAATCGCCCAGGTGAAGCCGCGTGCCGGTGGAGAGTGCAAGGAGGTCGATGCCGCG
Encoded proteins:
- the cysK gene encoding cysteine synthase A, with the translated sequence MARGKIYQDITETLGGTPLIQLNRIAAGLPGRIVVKHEGYNPFNSVKDRIGAAMVDDAIERGILKPGMVVVEPTSGNTGIGVAYAAVARGFRCIFTMPETMTVERRNMLRALGCKVVLTEGPRGMKGAIARAEEIAGKLGGRAWTPRQFDNPANPAIHYRTTGPEIWEDTQGQVDVFVAGVGTGGTATGVGRYLRERKPGVRIVVVEPAESPVISGGQPSPHKQQGIGAGFIPGNLDMQIFDEVVQVTNDDAIATARRLAREEAIFAGISSGSITWAALKVAARPEMEGKLIVSVICDFGERYLSHPVYADQPEPDFDEFKGALAAPEPVPA
- a CDS encoding MOSC domain-containing protein, producing MSVVAVSRSARHTFSKRNADSIHLLEGLGVDGDAHMGVTVKHRSRVRADPTRPNLRQVHLVHAELHDELRAAGFSVEPGDIGENVTTRGIDLLALSTGTRLHLGDSAVVEVTGLRNPCVQLDRFQSGLTAACLDRDENGELVRKAGIMAIVIAGGEVRPGDPIRVEPPPGPHRPLAPV